From the genome of Streptomyces sp. JH34:
CCAGACCACGTCGGAGAAGAAGCGCAGGGTACCGGTCCACGCCGGATGGTCGAGAGCGGTGCGGTTCAGCCATCGGGCGGCGCCCGCGTCGAGGCGCCGCAGCGGATGCCATCCGCTCTCCACCAGGACGAGCACCAGGCCGAAGAGGACGGCGGCGACCGCGGCGACGGCCGCGGAACCGAACAGCCGGACCCCGAACCTGCGGTCGGCGTCCCGGCGGCGCCGTCGCAGGGAGGGGGCAGCGGGTCGTGCGGACATTCAGGCTCCTGGATCGGGTTGTACGGGTCCGGGCCGTTTGGCCCGGACCGCCTCCAGCTGGGCGGCGAAGGAAAGGCCCAGGAAGAGGGCGATGGAGGTCAGGTACGCCCACAGCAGCAGGGACATGAAGGCGGTGAGCGGGCCGTACACGGTGTCGAACGAGCCGCTGACCTCGAGGTAGAGGCTGAGCAGCCAGGTCAGCGTGGTCCAGAGCACCAGGTACACGGCGGCGCCGAAGGCCAGCCAGGTGTAGCCCGGCTGACGCCGGCGCGGGGAGCGGCGGAAGATGGCGCTCGCCGACAGGATGACGAGCAGCACGCCCACCGGCCAGCGCAGCAGGTCCCACGCGGACCGGGAGCCGGCTCCGAGGTCGTACACCTCGACCACGGCGGCCACCAGGTCGCCTCCGGCCACCATCGCGACGAAGCCGATGCCGAGGGGGATGCCGGCGGTCAGCGACATCACCAGGCCCCGGAGGTACTTCAGGTGGAAGACCCGGTCGCGCTCGACGCCGTAGATGCGGTTGGCGCCACGCTCCACCTGGCACATCGCCGTCGTGGTGTTGGTCAGGGAGAAGACCAGTCCGAACCACAGGGCGAGCTGGGCCCCGTCGTCGGCGCTCCGCCGGCTGCGGTCCAGGGCGTCGTCGACCACCTCGGCGCTCGGCCCCGCCGTGATCCGGTGGATCGTCAGTTCCGCGACCCTGCCGAGGTCCTCGGTGTGCAGGGCCGTCGACAGCCCGACGAAGGCGATGACCAGCGGGACGACGGCGAGCACGGTCTGCAGGGCGAGCGCCCGGGAGTGGCTGAAGCCGTCGGCGTAGCGGAAGCGGACGAAGGAGTCGCGCAGCAGCGGCCAGCGTCCATAGCGGCGCAGGGTGACCAGTGCCTCGTCCCCGGAGAGCTCGCTGCCGACCATGTCGCGGGTCTGCGGGACCCGGGTTGCGGTGCCCATCTCACTTCCCTCCCAGGGGCATGAGCACGGTCAGCGCACCGGGCCTCACCTCGGCGACGAGGTGCCGGCCCGGGGACACGGGGTCACCGTCGAGCTCACGCCGCTGCGGCGTCTCGAAGCGGACCTCGGCGCGGCGGAAGGTGAAGTACTCCACGGAGCGGTGTGTGCCCGCGCGGCCGTCCTCCCTCTTCGGCGGCCGGGGGCGCACGACCGACGCCGCGGCGCTCAGCCAGCCGGCCGGTCCGCGCGGGTCGAGGATCATCAGGTCGAGCAGGCCGTCGTCGGGGCGGGCCGCCGGGACCAGCGCGGCACCGCCCTGCACCTTGCCGGTGTTGGCGATGAGCACCATCCGGGCGGTACGCCGCAGGAGCGGTGCCCCGTCCATGCCGACCGTCAGGCGCATGCGGGGAGCGCGAAGCTCCCGCAGTCCGGCCATGACGTACGCGGGCCAGCCGAGGACCGCCTTGGCCCGGTCGCTGGTGCTCTCCAGCATCGCGGCGTCGAGCCCGGCCCCGGACATCACCGTGAAGTGCGCCGCCTTCATGCCGTCCCCCTCGATCCGCCCGAGGTCGATGCGGTGGGGGGTGCCGCCCAGGGCTCCTGCCAGGGCGTCCGCCGGTCGCACCGGCAGTCCCAGGTTCCGCGCGAGGAGGTTTCCGGTGCCGCAGGGCACCACCGCGAGCGGTACGCCCGTGCCGGCCAGCGCGTCCGCGGCGGCGCGGATCGTCCCGTCGCCGCCGCAGACCACGACGAGCGACGCCCCTTCCCGCACCGCTCGGGCCGTCTGCCCCTCACCCGGGTCATCGGCCGTGGTCGGCACGAAGTCCGCTTCGTGGCGGCCGTGGTCCTCGAGGACCCGCCTGAGCCGAGCGCGGGCCGCCTCGTCGGTGACGGTGGGGTTGTAGACCACGGCGGTGCGACCGGGAGCCCGACCGCTCAGGGCGCCGGGAGCCGTTCGGGGGCCGGTGGCCGGG
Proteins encoded in this window:
- a CDS encoding YihY/virulence factor BrkB family protein — its product is MGTATRVPQTRDMVGSELSGDEALVTLRRYGRWPLLRDSFVRFRYADGFSHSRALALQTVLAVVPLVIAFVGLSTALHTEDLGRVAELTIHRITAGPSAEVVDDALDRSRRSADDGAQLALWFGLVFSLTNTTTAMCQVERGANRIYGVERDRVFHLKYLRGLVMSLTAGIPLGIGFVAMVAGGDLVAAVVEVYDLGAGSRSAWDLLRWPVGVLLVILSASAIFRRSPRRRQPGYTWLAFGAAVYLVLWTTLTWLLSLYLEVSGSFDTVYGPLTAFMSLLLWAYLTSIALFLGLSFAAQLEAVRAKRPGPVQPDPGA